The genome window GGGGGATGGTGAGGTGGTTGATGGCCCCTCCACACACATGTGGTGTACTTAAGCCTGCTGACAGCATGGCCCTTGCTTCCTGCGCCACTCACAAATGTGAATGGGCACCTTTTGTTCTATTGTGCCTGATACAAGAGATGCAGGAGGTCTCGTGTTAGCTGGGGGAGGCAGCTCCTACACGCCTGGCTCTGTCAGACACTTTCTGGCCGTGGTAGAGGTCCTGGTTTGCTGTGGGTGTCCTTCACGCTGGGCACAAAGCTGCCTTCTGCAGGCTCCAGTTCCTGCCTGTGCATCATTTTGGGGGGAAAACCCCACTTGAGCCACTTTGTCAAAATACCTTCAGCCTGTTTGAAACAAAGCATGAAAGTGTAGCTCCTTCCAAAAGGTGTGAGGGGCTGTTTCTGCTCAGCTCCTTGCCTCAGGCAAGGGAGAGGGTGACCCATCCATGCCAGTAAGATAGCTCTCATGCCATCTGTCACCTGGTCTGTTATTCTTGCCATACCGTGGATGGCATTGTTTGGGGTGTAGTACCGAGTGCCTTGCTTTATTAATGGGCTAAATGGTGTCCCCTGTGATGCGTGTGCTGGTGAACTCGCAGTAGCGTTTGGTGACCGGTGGGGCTGAGCACAGGGTGCACAGGGGCTGGCGGTACCTCCAGTACCAGTACAAGTGATTATCTTTAATACATTGAAGGTCTTTGTCATTGAAGGTCAAGACATTGAAtgtctttaaattattttaataatttaaattattaaatctttaaattatttcaaattcatccttgaattatttttatatatatataagataATCCagtatacagaatcacagaattgtcctggttggaaaggaccttcaagatcattgagtccaaccattaacccagcgctaccaagtcaaccactaaacaatatccctaagcactacatctatttgtcttttaaatacctccagggatggtgactccactgcttccctgggcagcctgttccactgcttgattaCTTAATTTTTCTGGTGATGTTACCGCAGAGGTAAGTCTCCAGCCCATGCCAGGCATGGGACTGCGCAGAGCACTTTGTGTCCCCAAAATGGAGCTCCCTTCACCCACCAAGAAGCACTGAGCCGCTCTGACATTTGTCGGGTGTATTAGCAATGCGGGTGGTGGGGCTGTTGCTTAGCAAGACTCTGGTTTTGGTCAGATTATGCAAACCCTGTAATTAGTTTTCCCTCTAATTGCCTGTGGAAAGTGAGATTGTGAAGTTCCTGGTCCAGAACCTGCTTTTTTCTCTACTCAGTTTTAACTTCTAAATGTGTTTGGTTTAAACTGACTTGATttgattttcaattttttttttaccccacaTTGAAATGTACTTGCAGTACAGACAATGgacctttctttcttaaaaaaaaaggaaacagtctATGTATTAATCACATTTAAAAGCCTGTCTGAAGTGGTTACATACAAACAGACGTCACTTGACAGAAACTGGGATGGAGTTGCATAAAGCTGTTAAGTCAGGGAACGGCACAATGCTttttgacacagtggtgtttaTTTGCTTGAAAAAAGACTCTTCCCAAAGCATTTGTTATCACGACAGCTGGCTGTGCCGCTCGCCCAAGGGCCAGACGAAACTGGTTGCCCAGTTTGGCCTCTGCCAGGTCAGGGACAGCTCTGGACACGCTGGCACCCAGGGGACGGGGTCTTGCAAAGCTGCCGTCAGCGTCCCCAGGTGTTTATACTGTGCTCTGTGCCAGCTGGTTTGGAGgatcttcatattttttcttcatattttttcttcatattttttcttcatattttttcttcatattttttcttcatattttttcttcatattttttcttcatattttttcttcatattttttcttattattttttcttattattttttcttattattttttcttattattttttcttattattttttcttattttatacaTCTTCTGTCCACatccagagaagcagaaaggagtGTCTGAAGTTTTGCCGCCGGCAGTGACGATGTGGGACATGCCGCTGGAGCACCCAGCCTTTCCGTATTGCTGCGGGCCAGGAGCAAACCCCCCTGGTACCCACACCTTTCAACATGAAACTCCCCAACTCCTGTAagcaaatgtttatttaaaaaaataatttttccctgtCTTACAGCACTTAGAGATATCCCCATCCCACCATGAGGTGCCACATCTTCACGGCTCCATCCGAGCtggagaggaagcagcaggaatacagcaattttgttttctgcacagCCTGCAGTAATCGTTAATATTCCACAGGTCCCTCTCGCAGAAGGTTATCAAAACAGCCCTGCTGTCAGCTCTCCCTCTTGTGCAGGGCTGTTTCCACAGGGCCTCCtgggaaaatgcttttaaatggcttttcagAGTTTCTCAGACTTTCAGAGTTAATTTTCATAGTTGTGAATTGATATTGcacacttaggaaaaaaaacattgtcaCTGAATCAGGGTGGATTTATAGCTCATGTCGCTATTAATTTGACCAGGATTTAAAGCGCATTCTTTATATAATGTGACTGAAAGGCTGAtatatgtgatttttaaaaaagaatgtatAGGCAAAATATGATTTAGCAGGAAGCAGAGGTACATTTGACAGCTCCTTCCCGTGATGAACTGCCTTTCTGCAGGACCTTGgtactgcaaatatttatatcCGTGCTTAGCTGGAAGCCTGTGAATCCTTGGAGCCCCAAGGAGGAGCTGGCCTTGCTGGGAGGGCATTGCTTTCTGACAGGGAGGGCCTgctggggtattttttttttgagagagtgGGATTTTGCATCTGGCTTCACTGAAAATAGCTGGGGTCAGGGCCCCCTCCCAACCGAGACACACAGAAAGCGGTCACGTCTCCAACGGCAGCATTTGCAGAGCTTTTCAGGGAAGGTTTCTGGTTCCTTTGCCAATATGGAAATTAATTCCTATAAATCTGTCTCCTGACTAACAGAAAATACCCTGCAAACACCGCCAGCTGAGGGACTATATTTAAAATGACACATGAAGCATTTAACCTTGTTTTTCGCACCAGCTAGAAACCAGACTGCACAGAAAGGGCGTTCATAGCTTTATACCAGGGGATAGAGGGGAGGTGGTGTCCTTAACCCTCGGGATGGTGGGGGGGAACGTGGGCTAAACTGATCCAAATTGCAGTTTTCCCCAGCACTGGAGAAGGTGGTCGGTGGCATCTGCCGCAGGCGGGCATGGCAGAGAGGGGATGGTGGTGCCGGGGCGGCCTCTCATCGCTCCCCAAACCAGGTACAAACCACCGAAGGGCAAAAGCGGAGCCACTGAAAGACACCCcgaggggctggcagggctgtgatGGCAGCCAGGCTAACTCAGTGCCCCGCTGCTCTTGGCGCGGGTCTGGCAGGGGACACCAGGGCGTCCCCTGCATGGATGTGCCCCGAGACCTGCCAGCACCTGCTCCCGGGAGCCGCTGCCTGTGAGCGGGACGGCCTCGTCACGGTCATCGCAGTGTGTTTCCTGGTTAAGTGACCGTGGGCAGTGAAGAAACAGGCCTGGAGCCAAAAACGTGTGGCCTTGTTGTTGCAAAGCTCATTGACAGACACAGTGAGACCAGGGACGCTTTGGGGTCAGCTGCGGGCAGCTGTGGACAGGTCTGTATGGAGGCACATCGAGGATGCAGCTCTGTGAGCTCCCAGCTGGGGATGGAATTGTGGTCcccctggctgtgctgggctgtgctgggctgtgctggtcGGCTCTGAACGCCCCCCGACGCCGGGATCCGTGGGGTGCCACCAGAGGGTGCCCTAAGGACACTTAACGCACGTATGGCCTCGGGAGGCCCGGAGCCTTTGCAGAGGGAGAAACCTGCGTACCCTGGGCAAGGGGCTGGCAGAGGTTGTGGAAATAGTTTTAATGACCCATAgatggaggagggaaaaaaaaaaagtgaattttcgCATTGTTTTCCTTGTTGAATAAAGGCAGGGGCAAGATGACTGCTGTCCTCCCCTTCCGCTCTCCATCTCCTTGCCTTGCTCGGCAGAGGGAAGCCCCACAGGGTCCACTGAGCACTGTGCCACAGGGAGACTGCAGACAAGCTCCCGTGGGTGCCCGGTGAGCCCCTGCCCCGCTCTTGGCCCTTTTCCGCAGCAGATGATCCATCAGCGAGTGGTCAAATCCAGCCTGGGGCACCGCGCTGCTCCCCATGGTCCCTCCGGACGCCGAGGGGACCGTGAGGCAGCCAGGCTTGGACCAGTGGCTGGTTCTGGCAGTCCCACGCTGGTGTAGgctctttgatttttctgcctttgctatCACTATCAGTGGTACCGGCGCCGCTGTGCAGTAGTGCAACACAGCCTTGCTCCGGGCTGCGGCTCAATTGCTGGCTGCACGTCTGTACGTGGCCACACATCTGTACATCTGTATGTCCAGACACAGGATGCACGTGGGTCCCAGCCCTAACCCCATCACTGGCGGCTTTGGTACCTGCTTCTTTTCGCCCATTGCTCGCGtggcagggaagcagcaggagctTTGGAGGGTGTTCGGGCTTGAATTGCTCATGTCTGTGTGTATTTGTGCACAGTTAAACtttcaggaaagcaaatgtgGATGTAAACCCAAATACGAGATGCTGGGCTGCACACAGGTATTGCCATGTCAAAGGGCTTCAGAACTGGGGACACTTGCCATGATGCAGAGAGGGGACAGTCCCTGGTCCTGCTGACCCCTGTTCTTCTGTGCAATTGGTTAAACAGCACATCCCAGCATATTTGCCTGATGGATGGTGGCTTATGTATCATTTCTTAATGTTCCCCTAGTGCTGCACGTTCAATCGCAGTGCGTGCTGCGTGGGTCTGTGTTTGGGGATATACAGACCCTGAACGAACAAGCCAGGTGTGTCCCTGTGGGGTTTTGTACCAGCTCTTCTGTGTCCTCGCTGCTGCCAGTACCTAAAAGGAGGCAAAAGGAGGTACGTAGAGCCTTGCCCAGGGCCAAAGGTGTCAGGGTTCTTGGGGGTTAGTGGGGAGCGGTACCAAGGCCAGGAAGAGGACACAAGCCCTGTTCAGGTGAGTCCAAGGTGCAGATGGACAAACTAGCCAGCGGAGATGATGGAGGTTATGGAGAAACGGCAGTCCTGCCTCgggctgctgctgtgggctCCTGGGGGTTTCCCTCCCAAGGGACTGACTCCCCCAGGGCAGCAAAAAAACATACTAGTGTGAGTTTCTACAGGGTGaggggcagccctggctccatccccagtgcagggcagcagggacctcccgtggggctggggaggggagtcTCTGTGGGGAGCGAGGATGCCTCCAGCATTCTGCATTGGAGAAGGGCTTCCCAAGGACCCAATCCTGAGGGATGGCAGGGGGTTCTCAGCACTTCTTGTTCAGCTGGACCCTATCTGCTCTATGTTCTCAcctggccagggctgctgtggagGAAACAGAGTTTGCAACTTCTGAAGagcctctctttctctcccagcCATGATCTGAGATCTGGCTTGCATGAAATAAAGTCTCTCCAGGCCACTTCGGATTCTCATTGTAAAACTCCTGTTTGATCATAAATAAAGCTTAGAAGCCTCATTGATCTAAAGAGAAACTTTGTTCTGGCTGCAGAATACGTGGAGGCTCCTGCAGGCTGGAACAGCTGAAAAACCCCTTTGCAGTTGGGACAACCGGATAATGGTCCCATGGTGGGGAAAATCTAGAGAAGACATAAACTGTTAAACTTTTTGGGATGTATTTACGATATTGTCTAATGAATGTACCGAATATACACAGGAATATCCATAGAGACGGGCTGTGCTGACTGCACGAGCTTTGGACACCTCCCAGCACCGATCAAACGCTATGAGCCGAGCACGGATGCCGTCTGTCTGCTTTGAGTCCCACAAAAGTGCATCCCAGCTCTCCATGGAGGAGCATCATTTTGCAGTAAGATGTCTGTCTGCCAGTCAAACACTCAGCCTCTCTGCAACAGCATCGCCAGACTGACAGCCACTAACATCACTCCTGAGGCTGCAGCAGCTACTCTCTGGCCATGAGTCTTATCTTCAGATGCTGGGTAAAGGATTATATTTGATGTCATAAATAAGGACAAAGCTTTTTCAATAAAACTTAGtcatatttatgtatttttcatgaTGGAACATACCTATTATTGCTTTCCTGGAGTGTGATTTATTCCTTTGTGCATTGCTTCTTTCTTAAAGAAAGTAGGGGCTTATGTAGGACTAAGATGTGAGGCCAGAGACTTACTGATTTCAGCCTTCACATGGACCATCACTGCTGTCAGCCAGACAGTGGCATTTCTATAAAAATCCCAATGTAAATATTGGTTCTAAACCAggctctttctctccttttgccCTGGCTGGAGTATAACTGAGGGAGCTTATGAAATGCTGTGTCGTTTCAAGATTAATGGCTATTGAATGTCGGGCAGTTCTTTTGTCTGCCCTGCATGCCCTTCTCCTTGGGATAATCTTCTCTCAGTTTAGTTTCTTTCCTCAAATTCTTTCTCCCCAGACAGCGAGTTTAGCAAAGGACAGACTGTTTTCCTCCCCTAAAAGCATATCTCGTTTGCTggccctccctgccccatctGCACACAAACCAGGGGGTGCTGATGAAGGGAGATGAGTATTTGTCCCTCCTGACAGTTGGATTTTTCCCACTTTTCAGATGCCATCTGTGTGACGGGGTTTGGTTCGCACTAAATACATCCTGTGGGCTGAGCTGAGAAAACAGATTGCTGCACTGCTACGTTAAATAACCAGCATTAGAGTCTGGTCCATTGGAGAACTTCAGGCTGCtaaggaggggttttttttggcagggggagaggggaaggagatgcAGCTCACTTCCATGTCAGCATGCTGAGATCGGATTTTAATTTAAGCTTTGTTCACGCTCTCTGTTGGCAGCGCTGTCACCTGGGCTCCGCAGGACTCCTCACCCGCCGTCTGCAGGCAGGGTGATGGcagctggcaggcaggcaggcaggggtggGACCCACAAGCGCTCTGTTCTTGCTTCTCCCTGGCTGCGTTAGTGCAGCAAAGGGGCTCTCACTGCCTCTCCCTCcgtcttttctttctgtctttccccAAGCCCTCCATACTGCGAGCAGTTTCAAACGCAGACCGAGGAAATACTCGAAGTTCAGCAACATTTTACATTGCAAACCACCAGGCAGAGACCTGGGTCCCACCGGTAATGGCTCTGAAGCATCCACACACATGCATGATGCAGCAAGGTCCTTTTAACGCCTCGGCCCCTGCAGAGGGATGGCAGAGCTCCAGAGCCCGCGTGAGCGTGTGGAGATCCCTGCCCTTCAGCCCTTACAGACAAAGTACACAGAAGTATTTTAGCCTTGCAGCAGCTCTTTACATTTGGGATCAGTACATAAGCCTAGTGTGTTGCTTCTAgctgatttattttcacataCAAGGAAAATAACCTGAAGGTTTAATTCACCTTCTTACCCCAAATATTTGAAGTTTCacaaaatatttgggttttttttccactaaataTTGCACTTGCTGTGGGTATATCTACACTAGTCTTCTACAAGATCTGTTGGCATCCGTGTATTTCCATGCCACTAGAGGACTCAGCACGCTCACGAGCCTGAGCGGCGGCTCTTTCTTGGTCTCCTCTTCTTTGAAAACTGCGATTTCAGCCAGTTGAAGAAGCCgccttttgtttttaactcaAACTCTACAGGGAAGTGGTCGCTCACCCCCAGCGCCTGCAAGACAACGGCACAGAGGGGTTAGGAACTGGCTGCTCATGCTCTTTCCAAGCCCTGTCCTGGGGGGTTGCACTGCAGCGGTGGAGAGGTGGATGTGCAGTGGTGGATGTGGGGAGGTGCAATGCAAGCATTGCGTTGCTTCAGGAAGATGCAATGGTTTTATGGACAAGACCATATCCAAAACTGCCTGGATAGCGCTGGCTTTGTGCTCCTGCATTAGCCCTTGCCCCACTGCTGCAGAGGTCATGCTGTGCCTACCTGCTCCTCAGTCATCTGAAAGTCCTTCTGGAAATCAAAGATGTTGACAGTGTGTGGCACAACAGCGTTGACGAGCTTCTGCCCACTGACCACGATCCTGCAAGGAGCAAGGGTGCTGTTATGGGGGGTCCGACCAGCGGCAGCCACGCTGCACCGAACCAGtggccagggaggtggcctTGATGGAGTCACAGCTATGTATGGATTGTCCTTTCCCATGGGCTGCCTACTTAGAGATGCCAGCATATGCTTTCTGCTGAGTTTGGCTGATGGCTTTCCTTGGGAGTGAGACACCTAAATACCTTGGTGTGTGTTGGCCTTGGAAGCCAACGTTAAACGACTTGTATCTAaacccaccccagcagcactgcaaagTTCAAAGCCATACTTTGGGTACAAAAATCACAGTACACCAATGACTGGAGTCTCAGTAAAGTCCTGCTTTGATCCAGAAGCTCGTTCTGCAAGAGGTTTAAGTCTTGACTTACTCTGGGCTCTAACAAGCTGAGGTATTTATTGTCCTTGCTGAGAGAGCTGCAGGTAGCAGCAGGGCTCGCCACGTGCCTGGGGAAGGCGAATATCCCGCCTTCTGACCAGAAGCGGATTTTGCATTTCTCAATGCAAATTACGAACGCAAGAGCAAAAACGATGGCGCAAAGCTGGCACGGAGGAGTCAGCAGCACCTTCTACctgggtgtctgcagggctctgcagatGAGAAGTGCTGTGTAATTGCCTGTCATTTATCTCCACCTAAGCCAGAGCAATGGCTGGTTCTTGCATGAAATCTTTCCCTTTCTGCAAAACTGCTTGCCAACAAGCCTGCAAGGTGCTTTGTGCTCCTGACTAGAAGTATTCGGATCTCATTTCCCCCCAGACAGTGTTTTATCTTTGAAGGCTTCCTGCGCATTTGCTTTTCCTGGCAGTCACTGACACCTTTCCATATATTACTTTTCTCAGAAAGTCATAAAGAAGGAATGGTTCAGCAGTGAACCTTTTACCTGTCATACGGGCAGCTTGTGCTTCCCTTCACCGTCGTGTCATTTTTGTCACTGATTAGCCAGACGAATTCGGAGTAGGTCCTCAGCCGGATGTTCTTCCACTGCTTTTGGGGAACGTAGCTACATCCAGCGTTAAAGTCCCCCATGAAGATGAAGTTCTAGAAGGTAGGagagttttcaaaaataatcGTGAGGACAGCTCTTCAAAAGAAGACCAGCAAGGACATTTAGGGTCAACAGATGCTCCCAATAGCCATATAGCTCAAATAGCGAGCGCTCATTGAGTGCAGTGGggcttctcctttctgctgggCACACCACCAGGGCATGCTAATAAAACAGCAGTTTTATTAGGAGATCAAGATTACCAATTAAAACGTGGAGAACTCGATGAAAATACATCAAAGAGATACTCAAAATCTGGGGCTTGTTGTCAGCGGTTTTAAGGTTATGAGGCTGTGAACAGAGAACAGCCTGCCAGGTGACTCAGTACCAAAGCTGCTGCTAGTAACGTAGACGTGTCAACTAACCTCGGTTTTCCAGCGCTGTTTTACGTCTAAATACACATCATAGAGCTCATCAATCTCCCGTACGGCCGTCTCCGGCGTGGTGTGCAGAGGGATTATAGCAAACTCTTTGACAGCttaaaaacaaggcaaaagaaCGGGAAAAAAGTTACTGGTTAAACACACACTGAATCACAAAGAAACTGAGACTGACTAGGAAGGAAGAAgttttttctgaagaaggaaCAGCCTCTGTTCTGGCTGTGGATCAGAGGCGTTTGCTGTGTAACTGCACAgtgctccccagcagctgctgagctgtgagGTGGTGAGGTGCTGTGTCAGGGCAAGGCAAACCCTGCTCCAACACCCATGGCGAtagctgctccagcagcacagagcacatCCACCAAACCGCTGCCCATGGTGGGGCAGGGGCTTTCCTGGGGCTGCCGGCCACGGGGCCGCGGCGCGCACCGAGCTGCGGGCGATgccggcggcagcagccccaAGGGCAAATGCTGCTCTTGTAAGGAAACGCAGCGTGGGGCCGGGATGCGGCCCCTTTCGCCTGCACTCAGGTCCAGCCAGCTCTGTCTTGCTCCCATCTCGACAGGGGGAGAATGATTTATTGCTGGAACGTCTCACCGGTTTTTGGAGACTGGAACCAGATGACAAAGGGCTCTCTGGAGAAGGCATCCTCATCCCCAGGCTGGGTGTCAGGGTACTGGTAGGTTTGTTTCACCGATACCAGATGTTGCCTGCAGCAGAACAAACAGGACAGGGGATGTCACTCTCGTGGCTCGCCAAGATGTGTCTCACACTGAGTCCGGGCTCTGACCCGGACCCTGGAGCATGGTCCAGGATGGATACAGCCGGGCTGGTGGCTGCGCCTGGGGCGATCCCCACACCCAGGCACAGCCCATCCCACCCGCACGGCCTGCACCTCTCCAGCTCGCTCGGAGCAAAGCCATCACCATGTCCAGCCCTTCTCTACAGGGCTGCAATGCgggagggcagagagaagggCTGGCCCGTCGACGAGGGGAGCTCGCTCACCTGTAGATGAAGGCGTACTGCTCCTTGTAGCTCTTCCTTCCCAGCCTCTCGCTGACCACCCAGCTGTACTCCTCCTTCGGCCCCTTCAGCTGGCTGGAAGGAAAGTGATTTTCCTGAGTTTATTTCTGCATTCACAaggggtggaggaggagatAATTTTGCCTGTGCCCAAGGGTAGGGGACATTGCCTGCCTGACCTCAGAGGCGGGTGGTAGAGACAAAAAAACCTTCTCAGGACCTGTGGTCTGGACCTGTGCTCTATTGCTGGCCCTTTCACTCTACATCTTCCCTCCTTATTGCAGCCTCTGTCTCTCAGCTGGGTCTCATGTCCAGCCCGGCATACGCTGCTCTTTCCCCTGGTCTGTCTGTCCGGGCAGGCGGTCTCCAAttgtaatggactgttgaagactacactgaaagcaatgggtgatgggatgTTCAAAAATTGGAATGAACACCTAGCAgaggccacctggttagttaataccaggggatctatcaaccgggctggtcctgcttAATCCAAACTGTTGCACACTggagagggggataaagtccccgtggttcatgcaaggaatatgttggggaaacCAGTTTAGgttactcctgcctcgagcaaaggcaaacccacgcgtggaattgcttttcctcaaggacctgggtgcacctggtagatgatgcaggaggatggggaagttaaacgtgtaccccaaggagatttgtTTTGGTGCTGAGCAGAGCACAGGCTCTTGCCAAGCATCTTTCCCAATATTTCCCTCTTGCCCATGGCCACCCTACCTGGTGAGCTTCTCCACCAGGAGAGGACAAACCCGGTTCTTGTTCTCCTTGATTTCCATCAACAACATGATGTCGCAGCGAGAAATGATCTGCAAGAAGAAGGAGCAGAAGCAAGTTTGCACGTGGTGGGTTTTGGAGGATTAGAAAGAGGTTAGAAAGAAGTGGTTACTGGGTGGGGGAAGTCCTTTGTGGAAGAagcagctcccagcctgggGTCGTGGGAGGGGGACAGCAGCCAGAGTGAAGCCCTTCTGCTTTCGGAGCTGCCTCATGCCCATGCGGGAGCTGGGACAGGGAACTCAAGAGCTGTTTCGGGTTTGTTGAAAAACTTTTGTGCCTGCCCCTGAGGAGGAAgtgtggaggggaaggggcagcgAGAGCCGCTGCTGTGAGCCCGCTCTCCCCCACCACTGCTGGGGTGCTGCCTCTGGCCCCCCACCTACAGTCAGTCgtgcttttctctcctccctgccccttgCCACgtagcttttcttctctgcctcgTACTGGTGCTGCACACAAGCATCCCAACTCACTGGGTGCCCAGACAGATGTGGCAGGAGGATTTGGGGGGACATCAAGGAGAGCTTGTTCATGTCTATCATCAATCCACTGCAACGGTTTCCATCCTGTTCTGGTGTATGTACCACTATGGTCCTATCGCTATGCCGTGCCTCCCAAACTCTGCGTGAGCTGTCAGCGTTCACCTGTCCCAGTCACCTGTTGCAGACCCCTCTGAAACAGCCCGTGGAGCCCAAAGCGACCCCCGGTCTGAAAGCAGGGTCCCGGCACCCGCAGGCTGCAGCACCGCAGAGGAGCcgcagggtgctggggacagggggaggCTGCCCCAGCCAGGCTCGGATCCCACAGCCGGTGCTGGGATTCCCCGCAGGAAAGCCCAGCTCAGCCTTCAGCCCTGCATGCTCAGGGGCTTCCTTCTGCCCCCGGTTTTGTTGCTCTTCAAACTTTGCAGGTGATATTCATGGGAAAAAGCCCCTTTTTGCCCCCTGAAACTTGTAGAAATTAATACATTGCCCATGATTTAGTATATATTGCCCATAGTGCTGACAGTGTAGGAAGAACGACCCAGAAGTGCAAACCCCAGCAagcccctctcctccagctgttGGCAACGAAAGGATTACAGCCCAACCAAAGGGTGGCATTCCTGGCTAACACAGAGCACCGCGTCCTCCGCTACTGTGGCATCTCGGAGGGGACTTGCAAAAGCTCTAAGTCCAAAACATGGTTCTTACAGAAAGCTGAGTTATCTTCAGCTGCTGTAGAGGAAGCCTGATGGTGagcatttatttacataaattagAAATCAGGCTTTGCAGTTTTGTACCACACTAATATGATACTCTGCTGTCCTGAGAATATGTTTAATTAGAgaagaatatttcagaataattaGCACATA of Nyctibius grandis isolate bNycGra1 chromosome 10, bNycGra1.pri, whole genome shotgun sequence contains these proteins:
- the DNASE1L3 gene encoding deoxyribonuclease gamma, with product MWLFILLSLFNFNPSLSLKICSFNVRSFGEAKIARPEVVDAVVKIISRCDIMLLMEIKENKNRVCPLLVEKLTSQLKGPKEEYSWVVSERLGRKSYKEQYAFIYRQHLVSVKQTYQYPDTQPGDEDAFSREPFVIWFQSPKTAVKEFAIIPLHTTPETAVREIDELYDVYLDVKQRWKTENFIFMGDFNAGCSYVPQKQWKNIRLRTYSEFVWLISDKNDTTVKGSTSCPYDRIVVSGQKLVNAVVPHTVNIFDFQKDFQMTEEQALGVSDHFPVEFELKTKGGFFNWLKSQFSKKRRPRKSRRSGS